Within Acaryochloris thomasi RCC1774, the genomic segment AGTGGCTCCCAACCTTCACTGGGTTGCCATTCAAGTAACCTGTTTCCTAAATTAGATTTCCGAACCCGTTCATTATGTTGATTGAAAGCCGCAATACACGCTGAGCGATTTGTTATGGCTGAGGTAAATCTATTGCTAAATAGTTCATCCGCCATGACGCGCCACTCACCTGATGATTCTTCCGTATAACGGAAAATAGTTGACCTAGCACTTTCCCACCATGAATCAGCGTCCCGATACGAAAGAATGACAAGACTATCAGTGTAGATACTGCTCAATTCAAACCAAAAAGCACTTGAAGGCCAGTCAACCGTGGCAATATATCCGTCAAAAATGGTAGACCAGTCAACCCCTTTTCCCTGTGCTGCAGCATGCCACAATGAAATATGTTCTGGGTGAGACAATACCTCGTCCATATGATAACAGGGGCCACCTAAGAGCTTCTCAAGCGCTAATTTGAGTGATGTTGTTCCAGTTCGACCAAGACCTGCACCAATAACTTTCAGCATTAGTAAAAAGTGTCATTTCAATTCTCCTTGGCCAATCCTAGAAGGTAGGTAACCTCACGTCTTGCACGTTTTTCTGAAATTTGGCACGTTCTTACGATCGAGCTAGAAATTGTTTGGGTGTGACACCCACCTGACGTTTAAAGTGTCGGGTGAAATGACTTTGGTGGGAAAACCCCATTGCATATGCAGCGTCAGAGATCGCCATCTTCTCCTTGACGAGCAGGCCCTTAGCACACTCTATCCGTTGGTGTATGACGTACTGATGAGGGGTAAGTCCTATTGCCTGCTTGAATTAAGGATCGAGGAATAAATAATATCCAGAACCTCAATGGAAGAATGATAGTCTGAGCATCCTCCCCTATTTGGTTTGAGATGAATCCTTACACAGTGAATATTGAGCAGCAAATGCAACGGCTCTAC encodes:
- a CDS encoding sulfotransferase family protein — protein: MLKVIGAGLGRTGTTSLKLALEKLLGGPCYHMDEVLSHPEHISLWHAAAQGKGVDWSTIFDGYIATVDWPSSAFWFELSSIYTDSLVILSYRDADSWWESARSTIFRYTEESSGEWRVMADELFSNRFTSAITNRSACIAAFNQHNERVRKSNLGNRLLEWQPSEGWEPLCRSLGLAIPEEPFPHLNSMQDFVQEFGTDS
- a CDS encoding helix-turn-helix transcriptional regulator: MGLTPHQYVIHQRIECAKGLLVKEKMAISDAAYAMGFSHQSHFTRHFKRQVGVTPKQFLARS